A stretch of the Ictidomys tridecemlineatus isolate mIctTri1 chromosome 5, mIctTri1.hap1, whole genome shotgun sequence genome encodes the following:
- the Pdrg1 gene encoding p53 and DNA damage-regulated protein 1 → MLSPEAERILKYLVDVEELAEEVLADKQQIVDLDTKRNQNREGLRALQKDLSLSEDVIVCFGSMFIKMSHPQTKEMIEKDQDRLDKEIEKLRKQLKVKVNRLFEAQGKPELKGFNLNPLNQDELKALKVILKG, encoded by the exons ATGCTGTCACCGGAGGCGGAGCGGATCCTGAAGTACCTGGTGGATGTGGAGGAACTCGCCGAGGAGGTGCTGGCGGATAAGCAGCAG ATTGTGGATCTGGACACCAAAAGGAATCAGAACCGAGAGGGCCTAAGGGCCCTACAAAAGGATCTCAGCCTCTCTG AAGATGTGATAGTTTGCTTTGGGAGCATGTTTATCAAGATGTCTCACCCTCAGACGAAGGAAATGATTGAGAAAG ATCAGGACCGCCtggataaagaaatagaaaaactccGGAAACAACTTAAAGTGAAGGTCAACCGCCTCTTTGAGGCCCAAG GCAAACCGGAGCTGAAGGGTTTTAATCTGAATCCTCTCAACCAGGATGAGCTTAAAGCTCTCAAGGTCATCTTGAAAGGATAA